The genomic DNA TTTCACATATCTCAAGGAGAATAGATCTGCCTGATATCGAAATATTTGCAGATCCCCTGCTTGAGGATGCATTTTTGTCAATCATGGATGCGATCGCTAGGCAAGGGGATCAGGTTACCAGAATCGGGCTTTCGTGTCAAAAGAACGCAGACACCATTACCATCATCATTGAATCTGATGGTCAGGGAATACCGGCAAACGAGAAGGAGCAGGTTTTCAAATGGGAATATTTGGGAAAAAGCGGGACCAGCCTCTTTCTTGCCCGGGAGATACTCTCAATAACGGACATATCACTGCAGGAGACCGGAGAACCAGATGCGGGGATTCGTTTTGAAATTACGGTACCGGAGAGTGAATACCGCATCGTGGAAACGAATGAGTGAGTGGAGATCCTGGACATTACCACAGAGAAACTTTCTGAGTACCGGATCTATAGCCGGGCTGAAATTCGAATTATCCTTATAGTGCCCAACAAAACGTATTGGAATAATCGGTTTGAAAAAAAGGTTATTCCAAGACGTGCATTCGAATTGCACTTCATAGGAATAAGCAAAATTTTTGAATTACTTCAGAAAATTTTGCATTATCCTATAATCATACATCTTTTTTAGGGCTATGAGAGATAACGGTGCTTTTATTACCTGACAACATCGTCGTATCAGATTCTCTGTGTACAGGTGAACAATGAAGCGGATTATCCAGGGAAAGGCATCGTTCTTTTTCTCACTACATTCATCCTTATTGCAGTTTTTGTATCCGGTATTCCGGCAGATCCCGCATCAGGTGGCGATGCTGTCATCCCTCCATTTGGATGGGTTCAGGTCCCGAAACTGGTCTGTGATACCTGCACTGAAAATCCAATGGCCTTGTTATATAATTATTCGAATATCTCGGTCACCAGACAATATCCAACTTTTTTGCGAAAAAAAGTCGCTGATTGTGATAAAAAACAGGTGACCGGTAGAGATCCCGGCATCTTCCTTTCGTCGCAATAAGGCTGCCTTATGACGCCTCATTCCCGAATAAGGGGGCCAGATCAACCTTCTGCCACTCCTTGTCCATGACATTCATCCAGAGCGTCTGGTTCTGTGGCTCGAAGACAACCTGATGGTTGCTTGAGTACTTCCCGCCTCCGAGGTCAGAATGACAGAACTTTGATCCTCCATCCTCGATACAGACGTCACGGATCTCCATCATCTTCTCTGCATCGATCATTCCCTTCGCCTCTTCTGCCTGGCGGAGGAGGTTGTTATACCGGGAGAGTGAGTGTTCAGGGGGCTCTGGGAGGTTCCAGGATGGATCAACAAAATGGTTTGCAGCTGCAATAACTCCGTCACCGGTCCTTTTTACCGTCCGGTCGGTTGATTTCTCAAGCACAAATGCCTCGTCCGGCCCTGCAACATCCACGATCCAGCCAACATCAGGGGCAGTTCCGTTTATTGCCGCCTCCAGGGCATTCAGGTCAGAGTAATCGAACATGAACCGGTAGTATTCAGTGATGAATTCCGGTCTGGTCTCGGGGGCATTATCTTCCCGGCCACAGTTATCATCAGCAATGAAGAGTCCTTTGTTGTTCATGAAGGTCTCTGGTCGTGCTCCGGCAGGGCTCCAGGTCGCAATGCTGTTGCTGCCATCCGTGGGGCGGTATATGGCAAGGACATACCATTCTGTGAGCGGCATTATAGAATCAGCAAGATCCCAGTTGCGGGAGACTACCGGGGAACCATCGGTTGTGTAATTGTCCCAGGCGGCAAGGTATGAACATGATGCAGGAACCGGTTCTGGGTTTGAAGAGGATAATAACAGGAAGATTGGCCCGTAATAGAGGAATGCAATATCATCATAGGTGAGCCCTGATGTCTCTGCCATACCGGTAAAGATCTCCCTTACCCGCTCGGGATAATATGCCGGAACCATTCTGGCATCCTTCATGATCTCTTCCTTTGTCATTCCCTGGCTTGTGATAGTGTTCATGAGGAATGCGTATTCTTCAGTCAGTTCTGTTTTCATAAGACCGCCATACTGACGTCCCATCTCACGATACGAACCGGTAAGGACAATGACCGGATAGAGACCAGCCTGATACCGTTGTCCGTCCTCAAAGGTGGCGATGAGAGGGAGATCAGTCGGCATTCAGGTGGGAGATTGCTCCTGCTCCGATGAAAAGACGGCAGCAGTGATGGCCAGCAAACAGAGGAGTAAAGTAACGAGAATTGCTTTCATAATGGTATGAGTTCTTTTTAAGTATATAAAGGGGCTGATGGTAGAGGGATGCACCGGATTTATTGGAGGATGAGCGTTTTTTAATTTTGTCTGATTATAATTTAGGGAGTGTTTTTTGAGGATAGTATCTAAACGATCCCCGTACACAATAATCATAATCACATAGAAACTAAATATTATTGAGAAGAGGAATGTTCCAAAAATTCAACATACTCATAGAACCTGGAGAGGATGGATGGTTTGTTGTAACCGTACCGGGGCTTCCTGGCTGCATCACACAGGGAAAGACAATAGAAGAAGCTACAGATAATGCAAAAGAGGCAATTGAAGCATATCTGGAAGCAAATCCAAATCATATTACTCTTCAGGCTAATCAGGTTTGCGTCAGAGAAGTGCAGGTTAATGTCTAATAGTAATGAGTAAATTTCCTCTTCTTCCCGCCCGGAAAGTAATAAATGCCATGATTCGGTTGGGATATTTCATCGATCATCAGAAAGGGAGTCATGTTGTTCTTAAAAGAAACGATGGACAGAGAACAGTCGTAATTCCTGACCTTAATGAACTGGATAGAGGGACTCTGAAAGCAATTCTGAAGCAGTCCGGAATTGAAATCGAGGAGTTATTGTCGGTTCTTCTATTGCAATAATTGATTGGATAATACACATTCTGATAGATAGTAACTCACCCTGCAACTGCCGAACAGAGTAACTCCGCCTGTTGCATCCCACATTCGCCAGATCTTTTTTCAACAATAGAATTTTTCGTACTCCGGCCCAAGCAATCGCAATATCTTCAATAGTTCTCGATCCAAATTCTGGATAGATGAATGGAGTGCATCATTGACAGAAATAATACATGACTTAATCTCTCTGAATTTAAAAAAAATCCATTTGAGCGTTGGACGAGAGGTAGGTTTCTTCTTCTGATTCAACACCGTTTCATCTTCTTCTTTCAGCCTTTTTCGCAGCAGCATTTCAGTATATGAGTAAACCATGAGGCAGAGAACCATAACCATACATAAAGCCTCGATCCTTTTTTCACTTTTCAGATAAACTTCAGCAACCCGGAATGATTTGTCCTTTAAAAACCGGAAACCTTTTTCGACAAGCATCTGTCCTTTATAGTGATTCAGAACCGTTTCAGAATCCAAACTCAAAACATTCGTTGCAAGAATAAATCTGCCCAGATACTGTTTTTCACTTTCAACGAAATCCTGAGCAAGTTCAACCCTTGCATCGATCGAATATTGTGGGATTAACGTTTCTCCTGCTTTTGGGCGCCCCTTCTTACCATTTTCCCGTTTATAACTGACCTTGATCCTTGAATCCACCAATTTTACTAAAGGTGTTTCATTAAGATAGCGTAAGAGAGCGTTATTGGCATCTGTTTCACATGCATAGCATACTTTAGAAATCTGTTTTAACCCTTTTAATGCGGCTTTGAACCTCACAGGGAGGTTTTTCTCAAACGTCTTCAATTCTCGAGCTTTCATCTCTTCAGATGAGACAACAATCCATTTTTGAGGAACACCACCATAATGTGAGTCAACGCTACTGCAAGAATACCGTGGATCTGAGGTAGGAGTGAAGAGAAGATCAGATTTGAGTAACTCTGTCATCTCATTTATTGTGGCTGGGACATTTGATATCCACCTTGTTTCCGGACCGAGGGTTTTGATGTTTTTATCAGTATACAGGGCACTGTCACCCATGAAGATTACATCAGGATCAAATGTGAATGAATCTTGCAATGATAGGATTGTTTGCACAAGAACTTCCTTATCTGATTCGTTGCCATCGTGTGCACGAGCAAAAATCGGTATCCCGTGTTGGTTAACCACCATACTTAAGGCAAATCTGTTTAAATCCCAGCGTTTGTCTTTTGGATGTCCCTTTGTAATTTTGATACATCCATCTCCGGATTCATTTCCATATTCACCATGAACACTGAAATTGGTTGTATCAACATGACAAAGCTGTACTCCATCTTTGTAAACAGTAAACATCTGGGTGACAAGATCAGTAAAGAGCTTGCTGGGGCCATATGCATATATCTTATCCAAAAGGCGACCAATGACTGATTCATTTAGATTTTTTGCAGAAATATCCGGACCTATGAGACGTTCCAAATCAAGATGCTTGCAGTATTCGGGAAAAAGATAGAGTCGTCTCTCTGTGAATCCAAGTCCGTTGAGAATGAGGGCTAATAAAATTTGAGAACTTGATATTTGATGTTGACCAATTTTAGGGATTGCCCGGTCAATTATAGGAGCTAAACCAAGCTTATGGAACGTGCCTGCAACTATTCCAAGATGATCAATGGTTTTTATGGAGTCTATTTCTAATGAAACATCCTCATCTTTCATTAATTATAGTAATGGAGATCTTCTTAGTTATATAGTTTACTATTATATAAAATTTTAATAGATCTGACGAATATAGGTTGCATCACCGTCTGAATAGCATTCTCCTGTTTGTCCGGAGGATACCCGTTCACCCGGAGGATTCTCTTTATCGCAACCCGCATCTTTGCCCGAACCGATTCACGTGATGACCAGTCGATCGTAACATTCTCCCTGATGGTCTTTACCAGGTCCTGGGCTATCTTTTTGAGTATGTCATCACCGAGAATCACCACCGCACTGTCATTCACACCGAGTGCATCGTAAAATGCAAGTTCTGCCTCGGTAAGTCCCAGATCCTCTCCTCTCTGCTGAGCCTCCCTGATCTCCCGTGCAATCTGCGCAAGTTCTTTTAAGATCTCCTGGGTCGTGACCTTCCGGTTATTGTACTTGTTTATCGTCTGCTCAAGCATCTCGGAGAATTTTCTTGCTTCGGTTGTGTTTTTCCGGGTTCGTGCCCGGATCTGATCATTCAGCAGCCGGGTCATGGCAGCAATTGCCACATTCTGATTTTTGTATTTCAGGAGGTCATTGAGGAACTCTTCGGAGAGGACTGAGATATCTCCGACATCCTTTCCCATCTCCTTGAAGATATCGACAATACCAAGGGGGACAATGGATTTTGAAACTATCTGCTTTACCGCCAGATTCAGTTCGTACTCTGATTTTCCTGCTCCTTCTGATGTCTTTATGATTTGTGCCCGAACGGCCTGGAAATACGCGACATCTTCCCGGATCTCAATGGCTTTTTCATGGGGGAGAGCAAGGGCAAAAGCCTGGGAGAGTTCAAGCACGTGCTGCATAAAGTCTGATTTCCGTTCAGGATCATCAAGGACATAGTTGAATCCTGCCTGAAGGATGGAAAGACGAGTCGCTGCCGGAGCTCCCCGCCAGCCTGACCAGTCAAATCCATGGAAGAGATGACAACAGACCTCGTACTTCTCCATCATCTTATCGACTATCCTCTCCTGGTCAAATACGGGATCCCCTTTGCCTTTACTCTCCGTGTAGGTGACCAGGGCTTTTTTCAGTTCTTCGGCAAGACCGATGTAATCAACAATAAGTCCACCAGGCTTATCTCTCCATACCCGGTTTACCCTGGCGATTGCCTGCATAAGAGTATGGCCCTTCATGGGCTTGTCGATATACATAGTATGCAGACAGGGAACATCAAATCCGGTCAGCCACATATCACGGACAATTGCGATTTTGAATGGATCTTCCGGATCTTTAAACCGTTTTGCAAGGAGTTCCCGGCCTGATTTGGGTCTGATGTGTTTCTGGAAATCTTTCTCATCGCCTGCTGAACCGGTCATGATCACCTTCAGGAACCCCTCATTGTCTGAATGAGAATCCCAATCAGGTTGCCTCTCAACCAGTGCTTTGTAGAGCTCCACACAGATCCGCCTGCTCATGCAGACGATCATCGCTTTCCCTTCGATGGCATCTGACCGCTGCTTAAAGTGGCGGATGAGATCATCAGCAACCTCATTGATTCGTTTCTCATCTCCGACGATGGCCTCAAGGGCAGCCCATTTTGTCCGGAGTTTCTCTTTTCTGATGACTTCTTCGTTCTCAGTGACTTCTTCAAACTCCTGGTCAATGAGCGGTTTTATCTGCTCATTCATCCTGATATCGACGATACGGCTTTCGTAATAGATAGGAACGGTTGCCTTGTCCTTGATGGCCTGCTGGATATCATAGACGCTGATGTATTCACCAAA from Methanospirillum hungatei JF-1 includes the following:
- a CDS encoding C45 family autoproteolytic acyltransferase/hydolase, giving the protein MPTDLPLIATFEDGQRYQAGLYPVIVLTGSYREMGRQYGGLMKTELTEEYAFLMNTITSQGMTKEEIMKDARMVPAYYPERVREIFTGMAETSGLTYDDIAFLYYGPIFLLLSSSNPEPVPASCSYLAAWDNYTTDGSPVVSRNWDLADSIMPLTEWYVLAIYRPTDGSNSIATWSPAGARPETFMNNKGLFIADDNCGREDNAPETRPEFITEYYRFMFDYSDLNALEAAINGTAPDVGWIVDVAGPDEAFVLEKSTDRTVKRTGDGVIAAANHFVDPSWNLPEPPEHSLSRYNNLLRQAEEAKGMIDAEKMMEIRDVCIEDGGSKFCHSDLGGGKYSSNHQVVFEPQNQTLWMNVMDKEWQKVDLAPLFGNEAS
- a CDS encoding type II toxin-antitoxin system HicB family antitoxin, whose translation is MFQKFNILIEPGEDGWFVVTVPGLPGCITQGKTIEEATDNAKEAIEAYLEANPNHITLQANQVCVREVQVNV
- a CDS encoding type II toxin-antitoxin system HicA family toxin — encoded protein: MSKFPLLPARKVINAMIRLGYFIDHQKGSHVVLKRNDGQRTVVIPDLNELDRGTLKAILKQSGIEIEELLSVLLLQ
- a CDS encoding IS1634-like element ISMhu5 family transposase, with amino-acid sequence MKDEDVSLEIDSIKTIDHLGIVAGTFHKLGLAPIIDRAIPKIGQHQISSSQILLALILNGLGFTERRLYLFPEYCKHLDLERLIGPDISAKNLNESVIGRLLDKIYAYGPSKLFTDLVTQMFTVYKDGVQLCHVDTTNFSVHGEYGNESGDGCIKITKGHPKDKRWDLNRFALSMVVNQHGIPIFARAHDGNESDKEVLVQTILSLQDSFTFDPDVIFMGDSALYTDKNIKTLGPETRWISNVPATINEMTELLKSDLLFTPTSDPRYSCSSVDSHYGGVPQKWIVVSSEEMKARELKTFEKNLPVRFKAALKGLKQISKVCYACETDANNALLRYLNETPLVKLVDSRIKVSYKRENGKKGRPKAGETLIPQYSIDARVELAQDFVESEKQYLGRFILATNVLSLDSETVLNHYKGQMLVEKGFRFLKDKSFRVAEVYLKSEKRIEALCMVMVLCLMVYSYTEMLLRKRLKEEDETVLNQKKKPTSRPTLKWIFFKFREIKSCIISVNDALHSSIQNLDRELLKILRLLGPEYEKFYC
- a CDS encoding type I restriction endonuclease subunit R translates to MATTGLCESDVEETALDIFRDLGYEVLYGYEVAPGERDQIRNSFEEYLLGSRLEDAIFRLNKTLPCDAHEAAQKILTNPGHTTLIQNNKTVHEMLSGGITVEYRRKDGSVGGDQVRLIDFEHPENNEFLVVNQFTIQEGKNHRRPDIVLFINGIPVIIFELKNPTDERATLTIAHNQLQTYMQEIPSFFSYNTMAIISDGIQTRIGTLSASLERFSRWRTIDGAQEAPNHIPEIEVLIRGVCNKKRLLDLIRFFIVFEEDERGNTIKKLAGYHQYHAVNLAVRSTETAISDVGDRRCGVVWHTQGSGKSLTMVFYSGKIIQTPSLQNPTILVITDRNDLDDQLFGTFSRCRKLLRQTPIQAEGRDHLKTLLSVASGGVVFTTIQKFFPEDENKETYPLLSDRKNIIVIADEAHRSQYGMHGKVSKKGEISYGFAKYIRDALPNASFIGFTGTPIDLQDKVTRNVFGEYISVYDIQQAIKDKATVPIYYESRIVDIRMNEQIKPLIDQEFEEVTENEEVIRKEKLRTKWAALEAIVGDEKRINEVADDLIRHFKQRSDAIEGKAMIVCMSRRICVELYKALVERQPDWDSHSDNEGFLKVIMTGSAGDEKDFQKHIRPKSGRELLAKRFKDPEDPFKIAIVRDMWLTGFDVPCLHTMYIDKPMKGHTLMQAIARVNRVWRDKPGGLIVDYIGLAEELKKALVTYTESKGKGDPVFDQERIVDKMMEKYEVCCHLFHGFDWSGWRGAPAATRLSILQAGFNYVLDDPERKSDFMQHVLELSQAFALALPHEKAIEIREDVAYFQAVRAQIIKTSEGAGKSEYELNLAVKQIVSKSIVPLGIVDIFKEMGKDVGDISVLSEEFLNDLLKYKNQNVAIAAMTRLLNDQIRARTRKNTTEARKFSEMLEQTINKYNNRKVTTQEILKELAQIAREIREAQQRGEDLGLTEAELAFYDALGVNDSAVVILGDDILKKIAQDLVKTIRENVTIDWSSRESVRAKMRVAIKRILRVNGYPPDKQENAIQTVMQPIFVRSIKILYNSKLYN